The following are from one region of the Stanieria sp. NIES-3757 genome:
- a CDS encoding monooxygenase, FAD-binding protein, with the protein MTQIVIVGAGPTGATLALLLVQHGIPVKLIEASRDFRRVFRGEALMPSGLDALKQMGLSELIAQIPHKALEAWEFVLEERSLFRVDEPIEANGQPCTLVSQPYLLEALIQKANNYQEFEFLPGKPVRDLIQQEGRVIGVKLGEGQEIIADLVIGCDGRNSVVRQKAGLSLEKLSNNIDILWFKLAAGSLLESENIFYSILKGRNGFGLFRSSENELQLGWGLHADDSINWKEIDWTQMLIANSPPWLAQHLQTYSHTITQPILLSVVVGRCPQWHLPGLLLLGDAVHPLSPIRAQGINMALRDVIVAANYLIPLLSKPVNYNESDRSVPWLRQDRTLPLIQAEREPEIIRIQQLQQEEIAQAEKLRQSALLRWLASRFAPLIRTAIRWSWLKRQQKLRQGVTQVRYLFGE; encoded by the coding sequence ATGACTCAAATTGTAATTGTTGGAGCTGGTCCAACTGGGGCGACATTAGCACTTTTATTGGTTCAACATGGTATTCCAGTCAAACTAATTGAAGCTTCGCGAGATTTTCGGAGGGTATTTCGAGGTGAGGCGTTAATGCCTAGTGGTTTAGATGCTTTAAAACAAATGGGACTGTCAGAATTAATCGCTCAGATTCCCCATAAAGCTCTTGAGGCTTGGGAATTTGTCTTAGAAGAGCGATCGCTTTTTCGGGTGGATGAACCGATTGAAGCTAATGGGCAACCTTGTACTTTAGTTTCCCAACCCTATTTATTGGAAGCATTGATTCAAAAGGCAAATAATTATCAAGAGTTTGAATTTTTACCAGGTAAACCTGTTCGTGATTTAATTCAGCAAGAAGGAAGAGTTATTGGTGTTAAATTGGGAGAAGGACAAGAAATTATTGCCGATTTAGTCATTGGCTGTGATGGACGTAATTCCGTCGTTAGGCAAAAAGCAGGTTTGTCATTAGAAAAACTCTCCAACAACATTGATATTTTGTGGTTTAAACTAGCTGCTGGTTCTCTGCTGGAATCAGAAAATATCTTTTACTCAATTCTTAAGGGTCGCAATGGCTTTGGTTTGTTTCGCAGTTCCGAAAATGAACTTCAATTAGGTTGGGGTTTACACGCTGACGACTCAATCAACTGGAAAGAAATCGATTGGACTCAGATGCTAATTGCCAACTCTCCTCCTTGGTTAGCCCAACATTTGCAAACCTATAGCCACACTATTACTCAACCAATTTTACTATCAGTAGTTGTCGGTCGTTGTCCTCAATGGCATTTACCAGGATTACTATTATTAGGTGATGCAGTCCATCCCCTCTCACCAATTCGCGCCCAAGGTATTAATATGGCATTGCGCGATGTGATTGTAGCTGCTAATTATTTAATTCCTTTGTTATCTAAACCCGTCAACTACAACGAGAGCGATCGCTCGGTGCCTTGGCTGCGTCAAGATCGCACTTTACCACTTATTCAAGCCGAACGGGAACCCGAAATTATCCGCATTCAACAACTACAACAGGAAGAAATCGCCCAAGCAGAGAAATTACGTCAAAGTGCTTTGCTAAGATGGTTAGCTAGTCGTTTTGCCCCTCTGATCCGCACTGCAATTCGTTGGTCTTGGTTAAAAAGACAACAAAAGTTACGGCAAGGTGTTACTCAAGTTCGTTATTTGTTTGGAGAGTAG
- a CDS encoding nitroreductase, translating into MIDRTVSPDLILQQLYWRYATKKFDPTKKISESTWQVLEQSLVLAPSSFGLQPWKFFVVRNPEIRQQLVEHSWGQTQVVDASHLVVLAIKQDVDAQEVDRYIERMAEVRNTPVENLEGFGNVVKGFLKQPPYPLNLNEWSTRQTYIALGQFMTCAAMLGVDTCPMEGISPAKYDEILGLPAQGYATVVVCPAGYRAEDDKYANLPKVRYSTEDVVEYI; encoded by the coding sequence ATGATTGACAGAACTGTAAGCCCAGATCTAATTCTGCAACAACTCTATTGGCGTTACGCAACCAAAAAGTTTGACCCTACTAAAAAGATTTCCGAATCAACTTGGCAAGTATTGGAACAAAGCTTAGTCCTTGCTCCTTCTTCTTTTGGTTTACAACCTTGGAAATTTTTTGTAGTTCGCAACCCTGAAATTCGTCAGCAATTAGTCGAACATTCTTGGGGACAAACACAAGTTGTAGATGCTTCTCATTTAGTTGTCTTAGCTATCAAACAAGACGTTGATGCTCAAGAAGTTGATCGCTATATTGAAAGGATGGCAGAAGTTCGCAATACTCCAGTAGAGAATCTTGAGGGTTTTGGTAACGTAGTTAAAGGATTCCTAAAACAGCCACCTTATCCTCTTAATCTTAACGAATGGTCTACTCGGCAAACTTACATCGCCTTGGGACAGTTTATGACTTGTGCAGCTATGTTAGGAGTTGATACTTGTCCGATGGAAGGAATTTCTCCCGCTAAATACGATGAAATTCTAGGACTCCCTGCCCAAGGATACGCCACCGTAGTAGTTTGTCCTGCTGGATATCGAGCCGAAGATGATAAATATGCCAATCTCCCAAAAGTTCGCTACTCGACTGAAGATGTTGTGGAATATATTTAA
- a CDS encoding hypothetical protein (protein of unknown function DUF344), with protein sequence MLDNLDLDISLDKATYQTKIQDLMRQLHSLQTQCWRQKLPVVVVLEGWAAAGKGGLVKKITNYMDPRGFAVYPILQPSLEEQKYPILWRFWQKLPPKGKISFFYHSWYTHVLEDRLFERLGSEAVPGMMRDIDAFERQLVDDGLAIAKFWLHLSRKELKSRLKKYAADQLDAWRVRPEDWQQAKNYHHYRELAEEMLIYTSTGAAPWTLVEGNCQRWAQVKVLSQLVATISAVLSRQATNQVIIPNAPPQSELLPTEPDFLAQVDLNLRLERDEYKQQLRQIQVKLRQLQLQIYQHQIPVLILFEGWDAAGKGGAIKRLTDILDPRSYKVSTFAAPTKEEHQYHYLWRFWRQLPQRGTIGIFDRSWYGRVLVERIESFCSDREWQRAYQEINEFEAMVTGAGYVLVKFWLHLSPEEQLQRFEQRKNDPFKHYKLTQEDWRNREKWSLYEVAINQAIARTSTPAAPWTVIAGNDKYYARLSVIKTVVAAIERQLKRFK encoded by the coding sequence GTGTTAGATAATCTTGACCTCGATATCTCTTTAGATAAAGCCACTTATCAAACCAAAATACAAGATTTAATGCGCCAGTTACATAGTTTACAAACTCAATGCTGGCGACAAAAATTACCTGTAGTAGTTGTTTTAGAAGGATGGGCAGCAGCAGGAAAAGGAGGATTAGTCAAAAAAATTACTAATTACATGGATCCTCGCGGTTTTGCAGTTTATCCAATTTTGCAGCCCTCTTTAGAAGAACAAAAATACCCCATTTTATGGCGATTTTGGCAAAAATTACCACCTAAAGGCAAGATTTCCTTTTTTTATCACAGTTGGTACACTCACGTTTTAGAAGATCGATTATTTGAGCGGTTAGGTTCAGAGGCTGTCCCAGGAATGATGCGGGATATCGATGCTTTTGAACGACAATTAGTTGATGATGGACTTGCGATCGCTAAATTTTGGCTTCATCTCAGTCGTAAAGAATTAAAATCTCGTCTCAAAAAATATGCTGCCGATCAACTAGATGCTTGGCGAGTTCGTCCTGAAGATTGGCAACAAGCTAAAAATTATCATCACTATAGGGAATTAGCTGAAGAAATGCTGATTTACACCAGCACTGGTGCTGCACCTTGGACTTTAGTGGAAGGTAATTGTCAGCGTTGGGCTCAAGTAAAAGTATTATCTCAGTTGGTGGCAACTATTTCGGCTGTTTTATCTCGACAAGCAACTAATCAAGTAATCATTCCTAATGCTCCCCCTCAAAGTGAATTGTTACCAACTGAACCAGATTTTCTTGCCCAAGTAGATTTAAATCTCCGTTTAGAAAGGGACGAATACAAACAACAACTGCGTCAAATTCAAGTCAAACTGCGTCAATTACAACTGCAAATTTATCAACACCAAATCCCCGTCTTGATTTTGTTTGAAGGTTGGGATGCTGCGGGTAAAGGAGGTGCAATTAAAAGACTCACCGATATTTTAGACCCCCGTAGTTACAAAGTATCTACCTTTGCTGCACCAACTAAAGAAGAACATCAGTATCATTATCTTTGGCGTTTTTGGCGACAACTACCCCAACGAGGCACAATTGGTATTTTTGACCGCAGTTGGTACGGTCGAGTTTTAGTAGAAAGAATTGAAAGTTTTTGTAGCGATCGCGAATGGCAACGAGCATACCAAGAAATTAATGAATTTGAAGCAATGGTGACTGGTGCTGGTTATGTTTTAGTCAAATTCTGGTTACATCTGAGTCCTGAAGAACAACTCCAACGTTTTGAACAAAGAAAAAACGATCCCTTTAAACATTACAAATTAACTCAAGAAGATTGGCGCAATCGGGAAAAATGGTCATTGTATGAAGTGGCAATTAATCAAGCGATCGCTCGTACCAGTACTCCTGCTGCACCTTGGACAGTTATTGCTGGAAACGATAAATATTATGCCAGACTCAGTGTAATCAAAACCGTAGTAGCTGCGATTGAACGACAACTAAAAAGATTCAAGTAA
- a CDS encoding Small-conductance mechanosensitive ion channel gives MSRLVETVIVSLQELLSEAIKALPGLLTGIVILGLTCYAAQFVKKIADRAGKKALRSLSLQILLTKTAQVGVWTLGILLACVVAFPGLALGDIIATLGIGTVAIGFAFQDIAKNFLAGIILLVEEPFRMGDEVVIDHYQGRVEHISIRTTEIRTYEGEKILLPNATVFTNAVRVKTAYSSRRTDLAVGVDYNTSLAEASEILVKAIASVSGVLSEPLPEVDLVEFGDSSINLVVRYWTLPQQKQARQVKTKAILAIKTAFDTAQINIPYPIRTLYFYNQERYQDYLPIK, from the coding sequence ATGAGTAGACTTGTAGAAACGGTAATCGTTAGCTTACAAGAGTTATTGAGTGAGGCGATCAAAGCCTTACCAGGATTACTGACAGGGATAGTTATTTTAGGTTTAACTTGTTATGCTGCTCAATTTGTCAAAAAAATAGCTGATCGTGCAGGAAAAAAAGCTCTTCGTAGTCTTTCTCTCCAAATTTTACTGACTAAAACGGCTCAAGTAGGAGTCTGGACTTTGGGAATTTTACTTGCTTGTGTAGTTGCTTTTCCTGGTTTAGCATTAGGAGACATCATTGCTACTTTAGGAATTGGAACAGTAGCGATTGGGTTTGCTTTTCAAGATATAGCTAAAAATTTTCTGGCAGGAATTATTCTTCTAGTTGAAGAGCCTTTTCGGATGGGAGACGAAGTTGTCATTGATCATTATCAAGGTAGAGTAGAACACATTAGTATTCGCACCACTGAAATTCGTACCTATGAAGGAGAAAAAATCCTCTTACCTAATGCGACTGTTTTTACTAATGCAGTAAGGGTGAAAACAGCTTATTCCTCAAGAAGAACCGATTTAGCGGTAGGAGTTGATTACAATACCTCTTTAGCTGAAGCATCTGAAATTTTAGTGAAAGCGATCGCATCTGTCTCTGGAGTTTTATCAGAACCTTTACCAGAAGTAGATTTAGTTGAATTTGGTGACAGTTCAATTAATTTAGTTGTACGTTACTGGACTTTACCCCAACAAAAACAAGCCCGTCAAGTCAAAACTAAAGCAATTTTAGCAATAAAAACCGCTTTTGACACTGCTCAAATTAATATTCCTTATCCAATCAGAACTTTGTATTTTTACAATCAAGAGCGATATCAGGATTATTTACCAATTAAATAG